From Polynucleobacter sp. MWH-Braz-FAM2G, a single genomic window includes:
- a CDS encoding Smr/MutS family protein, giving the protein MSQYAECSDCGNPRPLFKQCPHCGSESLPVLATDTIEFNLKQDGPYVEEALERLTDYLRKSMELGIKAIILVHGYGSSGEGGRIKRAIHDALENNRYSDRVDEYHFGEDVAFGSEAYHALLRRRPGLKRYLKRFKEGNAGITVLLLGSPARSA; this is encoded by the coding sequence TTGAGTCAGTACGCTGAGTGTTCGGACTGTGGCAATCCACGGCCATTATTTAAGCAATGTCCGCATTGTGGTTCTGAATCTTTGCCGGTATTGGCTACGGACACAATTGAGTTCAATCTTAAGCAAGATGGTCCATATGTTGAGGAGGCTTTAGAGCGACTCACCGACTATTTGCGTAAGTCTATGGAGTTAGGCATCAAGGCCATCATTTTGGTTCATGGTTATGGCTCTAGTGGAGAGGGTGGTCGAATCAAGAGGGCGATTCATGATGCACTTGAAAATAATCGTTACTCTGACAGAGTTGATGAATACCATTTTGGCGAGGATGTCGCATTTGGCAGCGAGGCCTACCACGCCTTATTGAGAAGGCGCCCAGGATTAAAGCGATATCTGAAACGCTTTAAGGAGGGTAACGCCGGAATTACTGTCTTATTGCTGGGATCTCCGGCTAGAAGTGCTTAG
- a CDS encoding DUF2147 domain-containing protein, translated as MMNKLLIPLSTALVFFAGSVLSQSQDPAVGVWKTIDDKTNEPASLIKIEQVNGVLEGTIIKTFQKPNEKPLVYCNLCKDDRKDKPIIGMKIMTELKRDKPGAWSDGKILDPEEGEVYRVKIVTEDGKKMDVRGYIGVPLLGRTQVWYKAEQ; from the coding sequence ATGATGAATAAATTACTGATTCCTCTTTCCACCGCTCTAGTCTTTTTTGCTGGCAGCGTTCTTTCTCAATCACAAGACCCCGCAGTTGGCGTATGGAAAACCATTGATGACAAAACCAATGAGCCCGCTTCTCTTATCAAAATCGAACAAGTGAATGGCGTGCTTGAGGGCACCATTATCAAAACATTTCAGAAGCCTAATGAAAAGCCACTGGTGTATTGCAATCTTTGCAAAGATGATCGCAAAGATAAGCCCATCATTGGCATGAAAATCATGACTGAACTCAAGCGCGATAAACCAGGGGCTTGGTCAGATGGAAAAATACTCGACCCAGAAGAAGGTGAAGTTTATCGAGTCAAAATTGTGACTGAAGATGGTAAAAAAATGGATGTCCGCGGCTATATTGGCGTTCCATTACTTGGCAGAACACAGGTTTGGTACAAAGCGGAACAATAA
- a CDS encoding phage holin family protein encodes MSQENLLSSIKGLASTGVSIAQTRLELLSVDVQIARAKFISLLVMIVSALFFLFFGLVMLALLIVIYSWEADRILALGLLTAAFLSVGLIFAFLITQSLRNMPKLFEASIAELSKDREALSK; translated from the coding sequence ATGTCCCAAGAAAATTTACTATCCTCAATCAAAGGCCTAGCTTCAACTGGCGTATCGATTGCGCAAACACGATTAGAGCTTCTATCAGTCGATGTTCAAATTGCGAGAGCAAAGTTTATAAGTCTCTTAGTGATGATTGTTAGCGCCTTATTCTTTTTATTTTTTGGTTTAGTCATGCTAGCTCTCCTCATAGTGATCTATAGCTGGGAGGCTGATCGAATACTGGCATTAGGGCTATTGACCGCAGCATTTTTATCTGTCGGTTTGATTTTTGCCTTTCTGATAACCCAATCTTTACGCAATATGCCTAAATTATTCGAAGCATCAATTGCAGAATTGAGCAAAGATCGCGAGGCGCTTTCTAAATGA
- a CDS encoding tripartite tricarboxylate transporter substrate binding protein produces MSLHFTARKGLACLFFALITSATVPAIAQTTGAWPTKPIKIIVGYSAGGATDVLTRLISVNMSNTLGQSIVVENRPGANSNVGAEIVARSPADGYTLYAFSIANTINASLYPKLSYDPIKDFEPVGMIAKIPNILVVNPNIPVKTVADYVRYAKDSKDGVTFASSGSGSSIHLSGEMFKMQSKVQMLHIPYKGSAPAVTDLLGGQVESMFDNAPSALPHIQSGKLRPIAVTSAQRSPYLPDVPTIAESGYPGFDVQSWFALVAPAGTPKPIIKQLNAALNKALNSPEVRQRLQELAATPEPGTPEKMAAFEAAEVKRWREVVKESGAKAE; encoded by the coding sequence ATGTCTTTACATTTCACAGCCAGAAAAGGTTTGGCATGCCTTTTTTTCGCTCTAATTACTTCAGCGACAGTTCCAGCCATTGCGCAAACAACGGGTGCTTGGCCGACTAAGCCAATTAAGATTATTGTTGGTTATTCTGCTGGTGGCGCTACCGATGTATTGACTCGCCTTATTTCCGTGAATATGAGTAATACCTTGGGCCAATCGATTGTGGTTGAAAATCGCCCAGGCGCTAATAGTAATGTGGGTGCCGAGATCGTAGCGCGCTCCCCTGCTGATGGCTACACTCTGTATGCGTTTTCAATCGCAAATACTATTAACGCGAGTCTGTACCCAAAGCTCAGCTATGACCCGATCAAGGATTTTGAGCCGGTAGGAATGATTGCCAAAATTCCAAATATTTTGGTCGTGAACCCCAATATTCCTGTAAAAACGGTTGCCGACTATGTTCGTTATGCAAAAGACTCAAAAGATGGCGTCACTTTTGCGTCATCGGGTAGCGGTTCATCCATTCACCTCTCAGGTGAAATGTTTAAGATGCAATCCAAAGTTCAAATGCTCCACATCCCCTACAAGGGAAGCGCCCCAGCGGTAACCGACTTACTCGGCGGTCAAGTTGAATCGATGTTTGACAATGCTCCATCAGCCCTCCCTCATATCCAGAGCGGCAAGCTTCGTCCGATTGCAGTTACCAGTGCACAACGTTCACCCTATCTTCCTGATGTTCCCACCATTGCAGAATCGGGATACCCTGGTTTTGACGTGCAGTCTTGGTTCGCGCTAGTTGCCCCAGCAGGCACACCAAAGCCCATCATCAAACAACTCAATGCCGCCTTAAATAAAGCCTTGAATTCTCCTGAAGTTCGTCAACGCCTTCAGGAACTCGCTGCCACACCTGAACCAGGAACACCAGAAAAAATGGCTGCGTTTGAGGCTGCTGAAGTAAAACGTTGGCGCGAAGTCGTTAAAGAATCTGGGGCTAAGGCTGAGTAG
- a CDS encoding YqjD family protein, with the protein MTAKKLDHSEAHAEKPAGTEQLIGEFKALMADAEALIKATEDHPGDAISSIRNKALETLAGAKESLSSVEGNFVDKAKAAAEGADDFVHRSPWEAVGVAAGLGLLIGLFIGRR; encoded by the coding sequence ATGACCGCTAAGAAATTAGATCACTCAGAAGCGCATGCTGAAAAACCAGCAGGTACAGAACAACTTATTGGAGAGTTTAAAGCTCTAATGGCGGATGCTGAGGCTTTAATCAAGGCTACAGAAGATCACCCTGGGGATGCTATTAGCTCTATTCGTAATAAAGCACTGGAAACCTTGGCAGGCGCAAAAGAAAGTCTATCAAGTGTGGAGGGTAATTTTGTGGATAAGGCTAAAGCTGCAGCAGAGGGTGCTGATGATTTTGTTCACCGCAGCCCTTGGGAGGCGGTAGGTGTTGCAGCAGGTTTGGGCTTGTTAATCGGTCTTTTTATTGGGCGTCGTTAA
- a CDS encoding SDR family oxidoreductase — protein MSREYVLVTGGSRGIGRAITERLIADGMHVINFDKDAPTVIADHESFHQVDVSDENALRAELTAVTTSYPMTRLVNNAGIVRPANIENASIEDLHAVMNVNIAAAIICVQALLPAMKAAHFGRIVNISSRAALGKEERIVYATTKAGLLGLTRTLALELAADGITVNAIGPGPIATELFQSANPPGAPATQRILDSVPLGRIGQPEEVAHLVASLLDHRAGFTTGQVVYVCGGMTVGLSQ, from the coding sequence TTGTCTAGAGAATATGTATTAGTAACCGGCGGGAGCAGAGGAATTGGTCGCGCAATTACTGAACGACTCATTGCTGACGGTATGCATGTCATTAATTTTGATAAAGATGCTCCGACAGTGATCGCTGATCATGAAAGCTTTCATCAGGTGGATGTATCGGATGAAAATGCTTTGCGAGCAGAATTAACTGCCGTAACCACCTCATACCCTATGACCCGCTTAGTCAACAATGCTGGCATTGTTCGTCCAGCCAATATTGAGAATGCGAGCATCGAAGACTTACATGCAGTGATGAATGTCAATATCGCTGCTGCCATTATTTGTGTCCAAGCCCTTCTTCCAGCAATGAAAGCTGCTCATTTTGGTCGTATCGTCAACATCTCCAGCAGAGCTGCTTTAGGCAAGGAAGAGCGCATCGTCTACGCAACAACAAAGGCAGGATTATTGGGACTCACTCGTACGCTTGCCTTAGAACTGGCCGCAGATGGCATTACTGTCAATGCAATTGGCCCAGGACCGATTGCAACTGAACTTTTCCAAAGCGCAAATCCACCTGGAGCTCCCGCAACCCAGCGCATCTTAGATAGCGTGCCACTTGGCCGCATTGGACAACCAGAAGAGGTGGCACATCTTGTGGCTTCCCTGCTAGATCATCGTGCTGGCTTTACAACAGGACAAGTAGTCTATGTATGTGGCGGCATGACTGTTGGATTGAGTCAATAG
- a CDS encoding 5'-methylthioadenosine nucleosidase, with the protein MKTELLIITALESELKREALPHGVEIVYSGIGKINAAVTSLKAIAQYAPKLILNFGTAGKINPHLNGLLEIGKVIQRDMDAEPLAPRGSTPFCDRPSEYLSTGQYLCGSGDSFVTAQDPWLQNQGVDVVDMELFAIAAVAHDHQIPWHSYKYITDDANESSGDDWQSKVHHGQELFLQKIAEILRN; encoded by the coding sequence ATGAAAACAGAACTACTCATTATTACCGCATTAGAGTCTGAGCTCAAGCGTGAAGCTTTGCCTCATGGAGTTGAAATTGTCTATTCAGGTATAGGCAAAATTAATGCCGCCGTTACCTCTCTGAAGGCAATTGCCCAATATGCACCAAAACTCATTTTGAACTTTGGTACTGCTGGAAAAATCAATCCCCATTTAAATGGTTTGCTAGAGATTGGTAAGGTTATTCAGCGAGATATGGATGCAGAGCCATTAGCGCCACGTGGTAGTACGCCGTTTTGCGATCGTCCAAGTGAATATTTATCGACTGGTCAATACCTCTGCGGCTCTGGAGATAGTTTTGTGACAGCGCAAGATCCATGGTTGCAGAACCAAGGGGTCGATGTGGTGGATATGGAATTATTTGCTATCGCAGCAGTGGCTCATGACCATCAAATTCCATGGCACTCTTATAAATACATTACGGATGACGCAAATGAGAGCTCAGGGGATGATTGGCAATCCAAGGTCCATCATGGACAAGAGCTATTTTTACAAAAGATCGCTGAAATCCTTCGTAACTAA
- a CDS encoding YqjK-like family protein, with protein sequence MSLQLKALESRRHELQVQSRKERQEFAEHFEAWEKPLSWADKGLDAVHFLKNNPMLWSTAFAALAHYKPKFASKVLAVGWGAMKILKTAKKLV encoded by the coding sequence ATGAGTCTTCAGTTAAAGGCTTTGGAATCCCGTCGACATGAACTTCAGGTTCAGTCGCGCAAGGAGAGGCAGGAATTTGCAGAACACTTTGAAGCTTGGGAAAAACCGCTGTCTTGGGCTGATAAAGGATTGGATGCAGTTCATTTCTTAAAGAATAATCCAATGCTTTGGAGCACTGCATTTGCTGCGCTAGCGCATTACAAACCGAAGTTCGCCAGTAAAGTTTTAGCGGTAGGTTGGGGGGCTATGAAGATCCTAAAGACTGCTAAGAAGTTAGTTTAA
- a CDS encoding class I adenylate-forming enzyme family protein has translation MFPIDFFWRAAQRWPDRIAIDTPSGPIHYITLAKRVKALAAGLTALDPSLQSRVAICAGNSADHITALLAILACGKVWIPLNPKSTHPEIQRIINITEPSIVILDQANQNLLEGAPGAWIYTGSESDTAARSMDEIIHLYEDAPQPSFELPMDAIQAIKFTGGTTGAPKGVMQPYRAWMANISNQIQVWGFDEHERYIVAAPITHGTSTYIVPILAQGGCHVILDGAGAEVVRNAFRDRLGTVCFMPPTLVYMLMALPNASRADFPKLKRLIYGGAPMPPEQVRKVRDFFGPVLGTTYGQTEAPQILTAMRPEDFDDPNNWAAVGRPTWFSDVAIMSPEGKLLPHGEIGEVVARGDLLMTGYWRLPEKTAETIIDGWLHTGDRGLIDERGFLYLKDRLKDIVITGGFNVYPVDVENALSQHPAVHECLVFGLPDNKWGETVQAAVQLHPGKTADESELIAFVRNLLGPVQTPKQIHFYESLPRSNVGKLLKSAVINQLKNTL, from the coding sequence ATGTTTCCTATTGATTTTTTCTGGAGAGCAGCTCAACGCTGGCCAGATCGTATTGCCATCGATACACCAAGTGGCCCAATCCATTACATCACCTTAGCCAAGCGAGTGAAAGCGCTTGCTGCTGGACTCACAGCGCTTGATCCCAGTCTGCAGAGTCGGGTTGCTATATGCGCAGGTAATAGTGCTGATCACATTACTGCATTGCTGGCGATTCTGGCATGCGGTAAGGTGTGGATTCCATTGAATCCAAAAAGCACACATCCTGAAATTCAGCGAATTATTAATATTACTGAACCATCGATTGTGATTCTAGATCAAGCAAATCAGAATTTGCTCGAAGGCGCTCCTGGAGCATGGATTTATACAGGAAGTGAATCCGATACGGCTGCGCGCAGTATGGACGAGATAATTCACTTGTATGAGGATGCGCCACAACCTTCATTTGAATTGCCCATGGATGCAATTCAAGCGATTAAATTTACTGGCGGCACTACGGGCGCACCCAAAGGCGTCATGCAACCATACCGCGCATGGATGGCTAACATCAGCAATCAAATTCAGGTATGGGGCTTTGATGAACATGAACGTTATATTGTTGCCGCACCGATCACGCATGGCACCTCTACTTATATCGTGCCCATTTTGGCCCAGGGCGGATGTCATGTCATTTTGGATGGAGCTGGTGCCGAAGTAGTCAGAAATGCCTTCCGCGACCGACTCGGCACTGTTTGCTTTATGCCACCTACATTGGTATACATGTTGATGGCTTTGCCAAATGCGTCAAGAGCTGATTTTCCAAAACTGAAAAGATTAATTTATGGCGGCGCTCCAATGCCCCCAGAGCAGGTCCGTAAAGTACGTGATTTTTTTGGTCCAGTCTTAGGTACTACCTACGGTCAAACTGAAGCGCCACAAATTTTGACAGCAATGCGTCCAGAAGATTTTGATGATCCCAATAATTGGGCGGCGGTTGGGCGGCCAACTTGGTTTAGTGATGTGGCCATCATGTCTCCTGAAGGTAAGCTACTACCTCATGGAGAAATTGGTGAAGTCGTAGCACGCGGTGATTTACTCATGACGGGCTACTGGCGTCTGCCTGAGAAAACTGCCGAAACAATAATTGATGGATGGCTGCACACAGGGGATCGCGGCTTAATTGATGAGCGTGGGTTTTTATATCTAAAGGATCGACTTAAGGACATCGTCATTACGGGTGGCTTTAATGTGTATCCAGTTGATGTTGAAAATGCACTAAGTCAGCACCCTGCCGTTCATGAATGCCTTGTATTTGGCCTACCAGATAATAAATGGGGGGAAACTGTTCAGGCTGCTGTGCAACTTCACCCTGGAAAAACCGCAGATGAGTCAGAGCTGATTGCGTTTGTGCGCAATCTTTTAGGCCCCGTACAAACTCCCAAGCAAATTCATTTCTATGAAAGCTTGCCCCGTTCTAATGTTGGCAAACTTCTGAAAAGCGCTGTTATTAATCAACTAAAGAATACTCTCTAG
- a CDS encoding adenine phosphoribosyltransferase, with product MNLLDYLPGVPDFPKPGILFRDISPLLANPAAFKEAILQLDQLAQQFDYTHIVGIESRGFIFGSALAHHAHKGLALARKPNKLPLASHRESYGLEYGTDALEIQESTLPKDAKVLLLDDVLATGGTLIAADRLLRNAGFAVSGAITLLEIAFLNGNRLLKQNNIKHESVLKS from the coding sequence ATGAATTTACTAGATTATCTACCTGGAGTTCCCGATTTTCCAAAACCAGGAATTCTCTTTCGAGATATCTCCCCTTTGTTGGCTAATCCAGCGGCTTTTAAGGAGGCAATTCTTCAGCTTGATCAATTGGCCCAGCAATTTGATTACACCCATATCGTAGGTATCGAGTCACGCGGTTTTATCTTTGGGTCTGCCTTAGCCCATCATGCCCACAAAGGATTGGCTCTCGCCAGAAAACCTAACAAGCTTCCATTGGCCAGTCACCGTGAGTCCTATGGACTGGAGTACGGTACCGATGCTCTAGAAATTCAAGAATCTACGCTACCAAAGGACGCTAAAGTTTTGCTCTTGGATGATGTTTTAGCAACTGGTGGAACCTTAATTGCTGCAGATAGATTGTTACGTAATGCAGGGTTTGCAGTCAGTGGTGCCATCACCCTATTAGAAATTGCCTTCTTAAACGGCAATCGGTTGCTCAAGCAAAATAATATTAAGCACGAATCAGTATTAAAAAGCTAA
- a CDS encoding citryl-CoA lyase produces MTTKKTPVTSLCTHTLTSLHYRDADLVEDLMGKKTFTEVMLMQILGREPRAVDIRITDVVLIVLMEHGLTPSAIATRLIYMSAPENLQGAVSAGLLAVGSSFIGTMENCSALLDRIIDSKDPYAEALTIAQHYKDIKAAVPGFGHHLHKPVDPRAYKLLDMGRSEKELKGDHIRALETLSKAVDEIAGRPITINATGAVAALLGEIGIPTAVMRGFAVISRSAGLVAHIVEEQQSPSGRFIWDTVEHAIPFVDGANKIG; encoded by the coding sequence ATGACTACCAAAAAAACTCCTGTCACCAGCCTGTGCACCCACACCCTCACTAGCTTGCACTACCGCGATGCTGATCTAGTTGAAGATTTAATGGGCAAAAAAACATTTACCGAAGTGATGTTGATGCAAATTTTAGGTCGAGAACCACGAGCAGTAGATATTCGGATCACTGATGTTGTATTGATTGTATTAATGGAGCATGGCCTAACACCCAGCGCGATTGCTACTCGCCTCATTTATATGAGCGCGCCAGAAAATCTTCAAGGCGCAGTTTCAGCTGGCTTACTTGCAGTTGGCAGCTCATTTATTGGCACGATGGAAAATTGCTCCGCCCTACTGGACCGTATTATTGACTCCAAAGATCCATATGCGGAAGCACTTACAATCGCTCAGCACTATAAAGACATTAAAGCTGCTGTTCCAGGTTTTGGCCATCATCTTCATAAGCCAGTAGATCCAAGAGCCTATAAGCTATTAGACATGGGTCGCTCAGAAAAAGAACTGAAAGGCGATCATATTCGCGCTTTAGAAACTCTATCCAAGGCGGTGGATGAGATTGCTGGACGCCCTATTACTATTAATGCCACTGGAGCAGTTGCCGCACTTCTCGGTGAAATCGGTATTCCTACCGCAGTCATGCGAGGTTTTGCAGTGATTTCTCGCTCGGCGGGATTAGTGGCACATATTGTTGAAGAACAGCAAAGCCCTTCAGGTAGATTCATTTGGGACACTGTTGAGCATGCCATTCCGTTTGTTGATGGCGCCAACAAGATTGGCTGA